CTTTCTTCCGGCTTTGTAAGAATGCTGTTATATTCATCATCATTTAAGACTTTTTTCAAACCGTTTTCAGTTTCTTTTGATGTTATATTATGAGTTATATCCACAAAACAGAGGGGTGGGAACATAACGCACCACCAGTTTTTACCCACGCCTTTTCCAAGAACTATCTTTAGCGCATCATATTCGCCTGGCGGAAGTGCGATATTGCTATATACTTTTACCGGAAACTGCGATTTGCCGAGTGTGACATCCACTCCATAACTCTTTCCATTCTTAGATAATTCACTTGACGCAATTTTTTTAATATATCCGAGATTGGATTTTATAAACTTCTCAGAATCGGTTTTTGTCTTTAGCTTTTGCATTTTAGGGGCTATCTCCTTCAGTACCCTGTCCCTTACCTTAAGTTTAACATTCTGGTCTGAAGCAGAATCGCTATTTGCTATTACATGAAACCTTATTATCTTTTCAGAAATATCTTTAGCAGTATCTGTCGATTGTGCACATGATGACAGCATAGATATCGATATTAGAACGGCCATTATATATGTAACTATTCTTTTCAAAGTAAAATTCCCCCCATTATAATACTTTTTTTCTTTATGCTTTAAGTATTTCCATAATAGGAGGAAATTAAACATATCATTTTACTGTTCCTATTCTTCTGATTTTATTATCGACAGTCGGGATTATTTTTATAGTCGGATAAACTTCATTCCATTTATCCTTTACTTTATTCCATAGCGATGGATTATGTTTTCTTAAATATTCCCCTATCAATAATGCATCATTTTTATAGTCTTTCTGGAGTTTTTTTATTACAAAACTGCAGCTTTCCTCATCTACGTCATTTAGATCCCTTTCAACTTTCTTGATGAAGTTATCATCATATATTTCCATGCCTGCTGAAGCAGATGAAATTACTCCCTCAGTTTCAATATTTATACCGACTTCAATATTTTCAGGATCATCATTTATAAGCTTAATGGATCTTCCGGTATTTCTGATCAAATAGTTTACCGTAAGTCCATTGGTATTTATGCTTTCAGAACCTGCTTTTCTCTTGCCGCTTAAAGCATTGAAATAAAATGAATCATATTCCGGCAAAAATCCCTGCAGTTTATAATCCTTAATAATCGCATCGCCTGCAATCTTTAGCTCGTCACCTTTTACGGTAACTTTAGGCATTACGCTATCCCCGTTGGCACTCAGCATTGTTATAAATTCATTAAATGTTATATCCGATATTCTGCCGTTTGAAGATTCGTTTTCCAAAATTCCGCGTATATACCTGAAAAGAAGTTTTTCATTTTTAGGCTTTATTTCGGCAACTTTGCATGCTTCTCCCTCTGCGGCAAGTACTCTCATGGATCTTCCAAACTCCGGGGCCCGTCTAAAGTAGTCCAGCACTTCCTCGAATTTATCCGGATTTTTTAAAAGTTCCTCACCGAATATTATGGTCTGCGTAAAGCCGAAAAACAGCCTTCGGCTCAGTCTTGAGTCGATGTATCTGTTTGTTTCATCTATCGTTACGGCCACGCTTGATATGCCGCCTTTTTCCTCTTCTCCCCCTCCGCCTCCTCCGCTTCCGGTATCGTTTCCTGCAATTTCGGAAGCATTAGGGAACTCATATGTCACCTTTATCATTTTTCCTGTTTGCTTTTCGATTCCAGGTATGTTCTTTACAGACTCCTCTACTTTTTCTTCATAGCCGGGAGGCGCCATATCTACCATGATTACTCCCACAAAGGCCCTCTGATCTATCTCAACTTTATCCCAGCATCCTGAAAATAAGGATGCTGAAAATAAAATTATAGTTATGATTAAAACCGTCTTCTTGCTCATTTATTTGTTCGCCCCCATCTTCCTTAAAACTGCCGTAATCAAAAGTAAAACCGGAATTATAAGTATTACCGGAGTTTCAAGGTATTTTGTTATCTTATCCAGGAAATCATATGCCTCAACGATATTATCCGGTATAAGGGATATTAAATATATAATCGGTATGGAGATAGATGTAAAATGTTTAAAATTTTTATGCTTGAATATCCTGGATAAAATATATGATATAGCATACGATATAGGAACTATGGTGGTAAAAGCAAGAATTATCCACTGGCTCATAACAATACCTTCCAGCCTCTCTATAAAAGATCCCGGGACTTCTATCGAACGTATCATGGTAAGCGTAGGCCATATAAGTTTTTTCGTATCTATAATGCCGAATTTCCCAATTGCCAATATCACTACGGAAATATATGTTAATATTATAACGATAAACGCTATTATCCCCGATTTGAACATTTTGCCCTTATCCTTAACCTGGGGGGCAATTAAAAGGATCAATTCGAAGCCGGCATAACTATACGTTGCCTTATATGCACCGTCTAAAATCCGTGCTGCACTTGAGCCAAAAACAGGAAGCATATTTGAAAAATCCGTCCTTGGAATGGAAAAAAACAGTACAAAAAAAAGAGTAACCATAATCAATGGGAATACAAATTCGTCAAATCTCACTATAGGCTCTATGCCATATCTTGTAAGCCAGATAACCAGAACAAGCATAGTTATCATTATAACTTCAACAGGCGTTCTTAAAAGCAATGTCATTTTAACCACTTCACCAAAAATCCTTAGTGTTATGCCTATAATCGTGACCATATACAGCGTGAATATTAAAATGACAGGAACCGAAAGTATATTCCCAAATACCTTTCTTGATATTTCAACTATAGTATCATCAGGGAACTTTCTGACAAGCCTGCACATTATTAGAAATAAAAAAATGCTGGCTATCCCTCCTAAGATCACCGATATCCATCCGTCCTCATCTGCAGATTCCACAACTATCCTGGGAAGAGCGAATATCCCGACTCCAATTACTGTAAGAACTATAAATATCCATAATTGAGTATTTGTAATTTTATCGTTTTCAATCAATTTTTCTTCGCCTTCCTGATTTTCAAACTATCTTTTCTTCCTGAGAGCCATTCTTTTTTTATCATTTGCCTGAAGGTATTCCGGCCTGTAGATAAAGGACCTGATCGGGAATCTTACTACACTGTCTTTGAAATCCCGGGCCGACATTCCGGCAAAGGGTGCAAGATACGGCACCCCAAAACTTTTTAGGTTTACAAGGTGAATAAGCAAGGCGATCAGCCCGAGCATTACTCCATACAGCCCTAATACCGCTGCGAGTATCATAAGCACAAACCTGACTATCCGCATGCCTGTATTCAGACCGAAATTTGGAATCGTAAATGATGATATAGCGGTTATCGATACAATTATAACCATAATAGGGCTCACGATTTTTGCGCTTACCGCTGCCTGGCCGATTATAATACCTCCGACTATACCGATGGTTCCACCTATGGGATCCGGCAGCCTGACTCCGGCCTCCCTCAAGAGCTCAAGGGATAATTCCATTATGATAGCTTCGATGAACGCGGGAAAAGGCACTCCTTCCCTTGAGCCTGCAATAGAAAGTGCAAATCTATAGGGAATTATGTCCGGATTGTATGACGTTATGGCGATATAAAGTGCTGGAAGGAGCAAAGAAAATATCGCCGCAGTTATTCTGGTACCCCTTACGAATGTAGCAATTATCCATCTCTGATAGTAATCCTCTGAGGAGTGAAGCATCCCTATCAATGTGCCCGGCACAATAAGCACAAAAGGTGAATTATCGACGATTATGCCTACCCTCCCCTCCAGTATTTCAGCCGCAACGGCATCAGGCCTTTCTGTAGACTTAACCTGTGGAAACGGTGAAAATATATCGTCTTCAATAAACTGTTCAACATAGCCGCTTTCAATTATCCCATCTATTTTTATACTGTTCAGCCTGTCAAATACTTTTTGTAATATATCCTTTTTTACAATATCCTCAATATACATAACAGCTATATCGGTTTTGGAACGATACCCTATTTTCATCTGCTTTACCTTAAATTTAGGATCTCTTATCCTCCTTCGGACAAGGGCGGTATTAAATCTTAAAGTTTCAACAAAGCCATCCGAAGGTCCTCTCACAACCCCTTCGGATTTAGGCTCCTGAGGCTGCCTCGCAGGCCACAGTTTTGTACCGATTACTATAGCCTTGTCGAATCCATCCATAAAAAGTGCCGTATCTGCCGATAATATGCCGTCAATAACCTTATTAAGGTCATCCTCCTCTCTAAGCTCTGTAGTTGCAAGGGTCCCGTTCTTGGTAAGATCAAAAAGCCTAGATTTTATTTCCTCCGCATCCGGCTTGACCTTTCTTGCATCCAGCATAAGGGACTCAAGTACAAAATTATCGACAAGCATCTTGTCGCTAAGCCCATCTACGCATATTAAAAGATACTTAAGCTTCTGACCTGTCCCAACATTAAACTCCCTGAAAATTATGTCATTGCAGTCTTTAAATATATCCTTCAGTTTTTTATTCGTTTCATCTATATTTTTAGGTATGGGAACCTTTTCTACTTCATCTTTACCAT
This DNA window, taken from Clostridiales bacterium, encodes the following:
- the spoIIR gene encoding stage II sporulation protein R; protein product: MKRIVTYIMAVLISISMLSSCAQSTDTAKDISEKIIRFHVIANSDSASDQNVKLKVRDRVLKEIAPKMQKLKTKTDSEKFIKSNLGYIKKIASSELSKNGKSYGVDVTLGKSQFPVKVYSNIALPPGEYDALKIVLGKGVGKNWWCVMFPPLCFVDITHNITSKETENGLKKVLNDDEYNSILTKPEESESYEVTKSENNGTVQKDAVNDKKPVEPPAKQEADDSVSKQDTGDSTIDKDADDSTTKHDVDDSKIPADNSKTEIKFKSVEIIKSFISTIKGLFK
- a CDS encoding Ger(x)C family spore germination protein, yielding MSKKTVLIITIILFSASLFSGCWDKVEIDQRAFVGVIMVDMAPPGYEEKVEESVKNIPGIEKQTGKMIKVTYEFPNASEIAGNDTGSGGGGGGEEEKGGISSVAVTIDETNRYIDSRLSRRLFFGFTQTIIFGEELLKNPDKFEEVLDYFRRAPEFGRSMRVLAAEGEACKVAEIKPKNEKLLFRYIRGILENESSNGRISDITFNEFITMLSANGDSVMPKVTVKGDELKIAGDAIIKDYKLQGFLPEYDSFYFNALSGKRKAGSESINTNGLTVNYLIRNTGRSIKLINDDPENIEVGINIETEGVISSASAGMEIYDDNFIKKVERDLNDVDEESCSFVIKKLQKDYKNDALLIGEYLRKHNPSLWNKVKDKWNEVYPTIKIIPTVDNKIRRIGTVK
- a CDS encoding endospore germination permease — its product is MIENDKITNTQLWIFIVLTVIGVGIFALPRIVVESADEDGWISVILGGIASIFLFLIMCRLVRKFPDDTIVEISRKVFGNILSVPVILIFTLYMVTIIGITLRIFGEVVKMTLLLRTPVEVIMITMLVLVIWLTRYGIEPIVRFDEFVFPLIMVTLFFVLFFSIPRTDFSNMLPVFGSSAARILDGAYKATYSYAGFELILLIAPQVKDKGKMFKSGIIAFIVIILTYISVVILAIGKFGIIDTKKLIWPTLTMIRSIEVPGSFIERLEGIVMSQWIILAFTTIVPISYAISYILSRIFKHKNFKHFTSISIPIIYLISLIPDNIVEAYDFLDKITKYLETPVILIIPVLLLITAVLRKMGANK
- a CDS encoding spore germination protein — encoded protein: MKKISGYTYDANDGKDEVEKVPIPKNIDETNKKLKDIFKDCNDIIFREFNVGTGQKLKYLLICVDGLSDKMLVDNFVLESLMLDARKVKPDAEEIKSRLFDLTKNGTLATTELREEDDLNKVIDGILSADTALFMDGFDKAIVIGTKLWPARQPQEPKSEGVVRGPSDGFVETLRFNTALVRRRIRDPKFKVKQMKIGYRSKTDIAVMYIEDIVKKDILQKVFDRLNSIKIDGIIESGYVEQFIEDDIFSPFPQVKSTERPDAVAAEILEGRVGIIVDNSPFVLIVPGTLIGMLHSSEDYYQRWIIATFVRGTRITAAIFSLLLPALYIAITSYNPDIIPYRFALSIAGSREGVPFPAFIEAIIMELSLELLREAGVRLPDPIGGTIGIVGGIIIGQAAVSAKIVSPIMVIIVSITAISSFTIPNFGLNTGMRIVRFVLMILAAVLGLYGVMLGLIALLIHLVNLKSFGVPYLAPFAGMSARDFKDSVVRFPIRSFIYRPEYLQANDKKRMALRKKR